The following are encoded together in the Bacillota bacterium genome:
- a CDS encoding HEPN domain-containing protein, producing MTDENKRENIREEINRANNLLDAADYLSAGGFYNDAVSRLYYYLFYHFRALLLTEELEPKTREGMSRLIGIRFVKPGILDARSSRVFSRLMKYREEADYNPAFLFSEDDYLELRGEAVEVGDAVRRYLKEKGYL from the coding sequence GTGACCGATGAGAACAAGCGGGAAAATATCAGGGAGGAAATCAACCGGGCAAATAATCTCCTCGATGCTGCGGACTATTTGAGCGCGGGCGGCTTTTACAACGATGCCGTTTCCCGTTTGTATTATTATCTTTTTTATCACTTCAGGGCGCTGCTTTTAACGGAAGAATTGGAGCCGAAAACCCGTGAAGGGATGTCGAGGTTGATAGGAATACGTTTTGTCAAGCCGGGAATCCTTGATGCAAGGAGCTCTCGCGTCTTTTCGAGGCTGATGAAATACAGGGAGGAAGCGGATTACAACCCGGCTTTTTTGTTTTCAGAGGATGATTATCTTGAATTAAGGGGAGAGGCGGTAGAAGTCGGGGACGCCGTCAGGAGATACCTGAAAGAGAAGGGTTATTTGTGA
- a CDS encoding DUF1657 domain-containing protein: MTIGVKMNQLLAQLETVTAELKSFALDTQDKNAQKMFSDYASQLERIRDGIKGRINYIEQQEPQYKVFDKQNQ, translated from the coding sequence ATGACCATCGGTGTCAAAATGAACCAGCTACTGGCACAACTGGAAACCGTCACCGCCGAACTGAAGTCCTTTGCTTTGGATACCCAGGACAAGAATGCCCAGAAGATGTTTTCCGATTACGCCTCCCAACTGGAGAGGATCAGGGACGGCATCAAGGGCCGGATCAACTACATCGAACAGCAGGAGCCTCAGTACAAGGTTTTTGACAAACAGAACCAGTAG
- a CDS encoding AbrB/MazE/SpoVT family DNA-binding domain-containing protein: protein MPYIATVSQKGWVVIPKELRAKLKIRPGSKVLLVEGEEGLVITPLPEDPIAAFRGMLKGFPLVEELLEARKEEAAREELRAGQLRGAGVLPG from the coding sequence ATGCCTTATATTGCTACCGTATCACAAAAAGGGTGGGTGGTCATACCGAAGGAACTCCGCGCAAAGCTCAAGATCCGCCCGGGAAGCAAGGTCCTCCTCGTGGAAGGGGAGGAGGGCCTGGTGATTACACCTCTCCCCGAGGACCCGATTGCTGCTTTCAGGGGGATGCTCAAGGGCTTTCCCCTGGTGGAAGAGCTGCTGGAGGCCAGGAAGGAGGAGGCTGCCCGTGAAGAGCTACGTGCTGGACAGCTACGCGGTGCTGGCGTACTTCCAGGATGA
- a CDS encoding type II toxin-antitoxin system VapC family toxin, which translates to MKSYVLDSYAVLAYFQDEEGAAQVEGLLREAAAGKASLILSAVNLGEVAYITQQKAGAKGRRKLLAALDALPVTVVDADRGLALAAAEIKVKHAVSYADCFALALARRSGGTVVTGDPEFKKAEGVAPVHWLPEKPKQR; encoded by the coding sequence GTGAAGAGCTACGTGCTGGACAGCTACGCGGTGCTGGCGTACTTCCAGGATGAAGAAGGGGCAGCCCAGGTGGAGGGACTGCTCCGGGAAGCCGCTGCAGGAAAGGCATCCCTGATCCTGTCTGCCGTCAACCTTGGGGAGGTCGCCTACATCACCCAGCAGAAGGCCGGGGCGAAAGGCAGGCGCAAACTTCTGGCTGCGCTGGACGCCCTTCCGGTTACGGTTGTAGACGCCGACCGGGGCCTTGCCCTCGCGGCGGCGGAGATCAAGGTAAAACACGCCGTTTCCTACGCCGATTGCTTCGCGCTCGCCCTGGCCCGGCGCAGCGGGGGAACTGTGGTCACGGGGGACCCCGAGTTTAAAAAGGCAGAGGGGGTCGCGCCGGTTCACTGGCTCCCGGAAAAACCCAAACAACGCTAA
- a CDS encoding PIN domain-containing protein, whose protein sequence is MGRLTMTDIYMAGHKVFVDTGAWIALALRHDANHETAKTVFKAMVAGRVVQVTSNLVISETYTFIRYNVNYRTALRFLESIKEAENTSFLQVVYSTPEIEREALRLIKKYSDQAISYVDAVSFVILEQQTDIKDVFTFDSHFFLTSKNILRVY, encoded by the coding sequence ATGGGTCGGTTAACCATGACAGATATTTATATGGCAGGCCATAAGGTGTTTGTAGATACCGGTGCCTGGATTGCGTTAGCGCTCAGGCATGATGCCAACCATGAAACGGCCAAAACAGTTTTCAAAGCAATGGTTGCCGGCAGGGTTGTGCAGGTTACCAGCAACCTTGTTATATCTGAAACTTATACATTTATTCGTTATAATGTTAATTATCGCACGGCACTGCGGTTTTTGGAGAGCATAAAAGAAGCCGAAAACACGAGTTTTTTGCAGGTGGTTTATTCAACACCGGAGATTGAAAGAGAAGCGCTTCGTCTAATAAAAAAATACAGTGATCAAGCCATTTCGTATGTGGATGCCGTGAGCTTTGTGATTTTAGAGCAGCAAACTGATATTAAGGATGTATTCACATTTGACAGCCATTTTTTCTTAACTTCAAAGAACATCCTCCGTGTATATTGA
- a CDS encoding PIN domain-containing protein, which produces MASRGFLLDTDFLIDLNRSRRHVLRQRAEKLLLSINDADLYISSVAVAEFLTGVPEDRQEEVQKMLQEQYFYLAPAYEEAVFAGRLRREWLARGYTLALSDVTNAALAISRKLALVTRNVSHYPFSELAIIEW; this is translated from the coding sequence GTGGCTTCCCGCGGCTTTCTGCTCGACACCGATTTCTTGATCGATTTGAACCGGAGCAGGCGCCACGTTTTGCGCCAGCGGGCGGAAAAGCTCTTGCTCAGCATCAATGACGCCGACCTCTACATTTCCAGTGTGGCGGTTGCGGAATTCTTGACCGGGGTCCCGGAAGACAGACAGGAAGAAGTGCAGAAAATGCTCCAGGAGCAATACTTTTACCTTGCTCCTGCTTATGAGGAGGCTGTCTTTGCCGGAAGGCTGCGCCGGGAGTGGCTTGCGCGGGGCTATACCCTGGCTCTTTCCGATGTCACCAATGCTGCCCTGGCAATCTCCCGGAAACTGGCCCTGGTGACGAGGAATGTTTCTCACTACCCCTTTTCTGAGCTTGCGATTATTGAATGGTGA
- a CDS encoding DUF433 domain-containing protein — MIERISIDPAVCHGQACIKGTRIPVHQIISMLANGDTIEELLEEYPSLKREDILACLEYAALLAEEQIIPFEAMNKP; from the coding sequence ATGATTGAGCGTATTTCCATTGACCCTGCTGTCTGCCACGGGCAGGCTTGCATCAAAGGAACACGTATTCCTGTGCACCAGATTATTAGTATGCTGGCAAACGGAGATACCATTGAGGAATTGTTAGAGGAGTACCCTTCCCTTAAAAGGGAAGATATTTTGGCATGCCTTGAATATGCTGCTTTACTTGCGGAAGAACAAATTATCCCGTTTGAGGCTATGAATAAGCCATGA
- a CDS encoding DUF5615 family PIN-like protein has product MRIYVDENIPAKTVRALRELGHEVFDHRGTPREGIADQSGGQAPSQERRSRGGLCCSEKQRLAGKLNFYARDFPRRPPQFQGDRA; this is encoded by the coding sequence ATGAGGATTTATGTAGATGAAAATATCCCTGCAAAGACAGTCCGTGCTCTGCGAGAACTTGGTCATGAAGTATTTGATCACCGGGGTACGCCAAGAGAAGGGATCGCCGATCAATCAGGGGGTCAGGCCCCATCTCAAGAAAGAAGAAGTCGCGGAGGCTTATGCTGTTCTGAAAAGCAGCGGCTTGCTGGAAAGTTGAACTTTTACGCTCGCGATTTCCCCCGGCGGCCCCCGCAGTTCCAGGGGGATAGGGCATGA
- a CDS encoding DUF2283 domain-containing protein, producing MAEAMSYIKLAETVSQAVVRSGLPLLRASYDPVGDVLYVHFTEQPVAADDSEFVADDIVVRYRGNEVVGVTILNASKR from the coding sequence ATGGCCGAAGCAATGAGCTATATTAAGCTTGCCGAAACGGTATCGCAAGCGGTCGTAAGATCCGGCCTTCCCCTCCTGCGGGCATCCTACGACCCGGTAGGAGACGTTCTGTATGTGCACTTCACCGAGCAGCCGGTTGCTGCTGACGACAGCGAATTCGTTGCGGACGACATCGTGGTGCGCTACCGGGGAAACGAAGTCGTTGGTGTGACCATTTTGAACGCGAGCAAGCGGTAA
- a CDS encoding DUF433 domain-containing protein, translating to MDLLERITVDPSVCHGKACIKGTRIPVSVILDNLAAGNSKEEILRSYPSLTPEDIQAAIAYGAMLLKNAILLCKAG from the coding sequence ATGGATTTACTGGAGCGTATTACAGTTGATCCTTCTGTCTGTCACGGGAAGGCCTGCATTAAAGGAACAAGGATTCCTGTCAGCGTTATCTTGGACAACCTGGCCGCAGGAAATAGCAAGGAAGAAATATTAAGAAGTTATCCTTCCCTGACACCTGAAGATATTCAGGCAGCAATTGCCTACGGAGCGATGCTGCTAAAGAACGCCATATTGCTCTGTAAAGCTGGGTAG
- a CDS encoding DUF5615 family PIN-like protein gives MACLLKEAGYEAETVWSEQIQGCSDIKILELCKAENCVLVTLDMDFSDIRRYPPENYRGIILIRTPSQSKESVINLFRKIIYLLQRYQLIGCLWIVQENSVRIRGPEK, from the coding sequence ATCGCCTGTCTGCTCAAAGAAGCAGGTTATGAGGCCGAAACGGTTTGGTCGGAGCAAATTCAGGGGTGTTCCGACATTAAAATTTTAGAGCTTTGTAAGGCTGAAAACTGTGTTCTGGTAACTCTCGATATGGATTTCTCAGATATCCGGAGATATCCGCCTGAAAACTATCGAGGAATAATTTTGATTCGAACGCCCTCTCAAAGCAAGGAAAGTGTTATTAATCTCTTCAGAAAAATTATTTATCTGCTTCAGCGTTATCAGCTTATTGGATGTTTATGGATAGTACAGGAAAATAGTGTCAGGATTAGAGGGCCAGAGAAATAA
- a CDS encoding nucleotidyltransferase domain-containing protein, protein MRLMISGLNPLRETDKKAVVEFCTLLRRKLKDNLRQIRLFGSKARGDDDPESDIDILLLVEKRDPVVEDQIIDIAYEVSLKYDVVMMPVVLSVDEYLSSLSRASLFYRHTQNEGLVL, encoded by the coding sequence GTGAGGCTTATGATTTCCGGCTTGAATCCTTTGCGGGAAACCGATAAAAAGGCTGTCGTGGAGTTCTGCACCCTCCTCCGGAGGAAGCTGAAAGACAACTTGCGGCAGATCAGATTGTTCGGCTCTAAGGCCAGGGGAGATGACGACCCCGAGTCGGATATTGACATCCTGCTGCTTGTGGAAAAACGAGATCCTGTTGTAGAAGATCAAATTATTGACATCGCCTATGAGGTAAGTTTGAAATACGATGTTGTCATGATGCCGGTAGTGCTGTCAGTTGACGAGTATTTGAGTTCCTTATCGAGAGCCAGCCTTTTTTACCGTCATACTCAAAACGAAGGTCTGGTATTATGA
- a CDS encoding HEPN domain-containing protein produces MNEDFLALARFRVNRAKETLSETRLLLDAGHLNGAVNRLYYAAFYAARAILATKGLDSSKHSGVEQ; encoded by the coding sequence ATGAATGAGGATTTTCTCGCATTGGCTCGGTTTCGCGTGAACAGAGCAAAAGAGACGCTGTCCGAGACCAGGCTGTTGTTGGATGCCGGGCATCTAAACGGTGCGGTTAACCGCTTGTATTATGCTGCTTTTTATGCCGCCCGTGCTATCCTGGCTACCAAAGGGCTCGATTCATCGAAACACAGCGGCGTAGAACAGTAG